A window of the Synechococcus sp. LTW-R genome harbors these coding sequences:
- the alsS gene encoding acetolactate synthase AlsS, whose product MTTSARQTHSRAPQNPNSRSPGRLAAADAKRPLSSTMTGAEFLVKALEAHGVTHVFGIPGAKVDSVFTALLDSPIELVLCRHEQNAAFMAQAFGRLTGRIGVCLATSGPGVTNLVTGLATATTEGDPVLAIGGEVPLDDRFKQTHQSLDAISLMAPVTRFAQSALSIHDLPEVLGNAIRAAEQGRPGAAFLGLPKDVGLAEIDADPAAGWGQPTLQGPCHPRALSRAAELLQRLQRPLLLLGMQASAPPLSEALKAYVRRSGLSYCATFQGPGGWVAPGQYVGRVGLFRNQPADALLNAADGVICIGFDPVEYDPSLWNTAQRRVIVNVDVQAADQDRAFLPQVELIGDLQETLTALASLPSPTVASDFRQLQEASAAEVQATAAEGLSMGGAAPVHPLRLVHEISAVVTPETTLCLDVGSHYIWMNRYAQAERARQVLVSNGQQTLGVALPWAMAAGMVRPGSPVISVSGDGGFLFTATELETAVRMGSRFVHVIWNSHSYNMVEFQEQAHYGRVSGIQLGDYDVVKFAEAFGAKGYAIANADELGPVLREALQQPVPVLINVPVDYSENLRLMQEVHQQFIH is encoded by the coding sequence ATGACGACCTCAGCCCGCCAGACCCACAGCCGCGCTCCCCAGAACCCGAACAGCCGCAGTCCGGGACGCCTGGCCGCAGCGGATGCCAAGCGCCCGCTCTCTTCCACCATGACGGGTGCGGAATTTCTGGTGAAGGCCCTCGAGGCCCATGGTGTGACCCATGTCTTCGGTATTCCGGGCGCCAAGGTCGACAGCGTCTTCACGGCCCTGCTGGATTCGCCCATCGAGTTGGTGCTCTGCCGCCATGAGCAGAACGCGGCCTTCATGGCCCAAGCCTTCGGGCGGCTGACCGGCCGCATCGGGGTCTGCCTGGCCACCTCAGGTCCCGGGGTGACCAATCTGGTGACGGGGTTGGCGACCGCGACCACGGAAGGGGACCCGGTGTTAGCGATCGGAGGCGAAGTGCCCCTCGACGATCGCTTTAAGCAGACCCATCAGTCCCTGGATGCCATCAGCCTGATGGCCCCGGTGACGCGCTTTGCCCAGTCGGCCCTCTCCATTCACGACTTGCCGGAGGTCCTCGGGAATGCGATTCGGGCGGCCGAGCAGGGGCGGCCCGGTGCGGCCTTCCTGGGGCTTCCCAAGGATGTGGGCCTGGCTGAGATCGATGCCGATCCAGCGGCAGGTTGGGGACAGCCAACCCTCCAGGGCCCCTGTCATCCCCGGGCGCTGAGCCGGGCCGCTGAGCTCTTGCAGCGACTGCAACGCCCCCTGCTCCTGCTGGGAATGCAGGCCTCAGCCCCCCCGCTGAGTGAGGCACTGAAGGCCTATGTCCGCCGGAGCGGTCTCTCCTATTGCGCCACCTTCCAAGGTCCCGGAGGCTGGGTGGCCCCTGGGCAGTACGTGGGGCGGGTGGGCCTCTTTCGTAACCAGCCGGCAGATGCCCTGCTAAATGCGGCTGATGGGGTGATCTGCATCGGCTTTGACCCTGTCGAATACGACCCGAGCCTCTGGAACACCGCTCAGCGGCGCGTCATCGTCAACGTCGATGTGCAAGCCGCGGATCAGGACCGGGCCTTCTTGCCCCAGGTGGAACTGATTGGGGATCTGCAGGAGACCTTGACCGCCTTGGCCAGCTTGCCGTCGCCGACGGTGGCCTCGGACTTCCGCCAACTGCAGGAAGCCTCTGCCGCCGAGGTCCAGGCGACAGCCGCAGAAGGCCTCTCCATGGGTGGAGCGGCACCGGTGCATCCCCTGCGTTTGGTCCATGAGATCAGTGCGGTGGTCACGCCGGAGACCACGCTCTGCCTGGATGTGGGATCCCACTACATCTGGATGAACCGCTACGCCCAGGCGGAGCGGGCACGCCAGGTGCTGGTCAGCAATGGTCAGCAGACCCTCGGTGTGGCCCTGCCTTGGGCGATGGCCGCCGGCATGGTGCGACCGGGGTCCCCGGTGATCTCGGTGTCAGGGGATGGGGGCTTCCTCTTTACCGCGACCGAACTGGAGACGGCGGTGCGGATGGGGAGCCGCTTTGTGCACGTGATCTGGAACAGTCACTCGTACAACATGGTTGAGTTCCAGGAGCAGGCGCACTACGGCCGCGTCTCGGGAATTCAGCTGGGCGACTACGACGTGGTCAAGTTCGCCGAGGCCTTTGGAGCTAAGGGCTACGCGATCGCGAACGCAGATGAGTTGGGCCCCGTTCTGCGGGAGGCGCTTCAACAGCCCGTGCCGGTCCTGATCAACGTGCCGGTGGATTACTCGGAGAACCTGCGGCTGATGCAGGAAGTCCATCAGCAATTCATTCACTGA
- a CDS encoding DUF2301 domain-containing membrane protein produces the protein MSATADRVFKGVYGPYSITATDRREVLGYRLALFTAALAQAALLLQWQQLGGTWIWPWLLPLAAGVGLALRWIHIYLRPLHRALQLFWLLGCVGFLGLLISAGPQGMATALTSDGRWIWAVGPFFAALAGIGFKEFFCFRRPEAIGVTLLLPIALLGRLSGLLSIEVTATLLAIEAALLLVLTLRKFPMDAAADVGDKSVFAYLEAQRHSPNL, from the coding sequence ATGAGCGCCACCGCCGATCGGGTCTTTAAAGGGGTCTATGGCCCCTACAGCATTACGGCGACGGACCGCCGCGAAGTGCTCGGCTACCGCCTCGCCCTCTTCACGGCGGCACTGGCCCAAGCGGCGCTCTTGCTCCAGTGGCAGCAGCTGGGGGGCACCTGGATCTGGCCCTGGCTCCTCCCCCTGGCGGCGGGGGTCGGTCTGGCCCTGCGCTGGATTCACATCTATCTGCGTCCGCTGCACCGCGCCTTGCAACTGTTCTGGCTGCTGGGCTGTGTTGGCTTTCTGGGCCTGCTGATCAGCGCCGGCCCCCAGGGCATGGCCACGGCGCTGACCAGCGACGGCCGCTGGATCTGGGCGGTGGGCCCCTTCTTCGCGGCCCTCGCAGGCATCGGCTTCAAGGAATTCTTCTGCTTCCGTCGCCCTGAGGCGATCGGCGTCACGCTGCTCCTGCCGATCGCTCTGCTGGGGCGACTGAGCGGCCTGCTGAGCATCGAAGTCACGGCCACGTTGCTGGCGATCGAAGCCGCCCTGCTGCTGGTGCTGACCCTGCGGAAATTCCCGATGGATGCCGCGGCCGATGTGGGCGACAAGAGCGTGTTTGCTTATCTGGAAGCGCAGCGGCACTCCCCCAACCTGTGA
- a CDS encoding CP12 domain-containing protein, with the protein MNTIDEHIAKDKTEIEAAKAAGDQPKVRHLQDEVKDLEEYKTHHPGEQKDPSPLEVFCDLNPDAPECLVYDD; encoded by the coding sequence ATGAACACGATCGACGAGCACATCGCTAAGGACAAAACTGAGATCGAAGCGGCTAAAGCTGCTGGTGATCAACCCAAGGTCCGCCACCTTCAGGACGAAGTGAAGGACCTCGAGGAATACAAGACCCACCATCCCGGCGAGCAGAAAGACCCCTCTCCCCTGGAAGTGTTCTGCGACCTGAACCCCGACGCCCCTGAGTGCCTCGTCTACGACGACTGA
- the cgtA gene encoding Obg family GTPase CgtA produces MQFIDQARISLQAGRGGDGIAAFRREKYVPAGGPSGGDGGRGGDVWLEADSNLQTLLDFKYKRLFAADDGRRGGPNKATGASGSPLVIKVPCGTEVRDSRTHILLGDLTEKGERLLVAVGGRGGLGNAHYLSNRNRAPEKFTEGRDGEEWLLQLELKLLAEVGIIGLPNAGKSTLISVLSSARPKIADYPFTTLVPNLGVVRRPSGDGTVFADIPGLIAGAAQGAGLGHDFLRHIQRTRLLIHLVDASSEDVLNDFKVVQQELAAYGNGLDERPCLVALNKTELLLDEELEERIQLISDHCGQSVLDVSAATSKNLDQLLSRVWKELGV; encoded by the coding sequence ATGCAATTCATTGATCAGGCCCGGATCTCACTGCAGGCAGGACGCGGCGGCGATGGAATAGCCGCTTTTCGCCGTGAGAAATACGTTCCCGCCGGCGGCCCTTCCGGAGGTGACGGTGGCCGGGGTGGGGATGTCTGGCTAGAGGCCGACTCCAACCTCCAAACCCTGCTGGATTTCAAGTACAAGCGCCTCTTTGCCGCTGACGATGGTCGGCGTGGAGGGCCCAACAAGGCCACCGGCGCCAGTGGGTCCCCCCTGGTGATCAAGGTCCCCTGTGGCACGGAGGTCCGTGATTCAAGAACCCACATCCTCTTGGGGGATCTCACTGAGAAGGGCGAGCGTCTGTTGGTTGCCGTCGGCGGCCGCGGCGGATTGGGCAATGCCCACTACCTGAGTAACCGCAACCGCGCTCCGGAGAAATTCACCGAGGGACGCGATGGGGAGGAGTGGCTGCTCCAGCTCGAGCTGAAGTTGTTGGCCGAGGTGGGAATCATTGGCCTGCCCAATGCCGGCAAGAGCACCTTGATCTCTGTGCTCTCCTCGGCGCGGCCCAAGATTGCCGATTACCCCTTCACCACCCTGGTTCCCAACCTCGGGGTCGTGCGTCGCCCCAGCGGAGATGGCACGGTCTTTGCGGATATTCCTGGGTTGATTGCCGGGGCCGCCCAGGGTGCGGGCCTCGGCCATGACTTCCTGCGTCACATCCAGCGCACCCGCCTGCTGATCCACCTGGTGGATGCCAGCTCAGAGGATGTCCTGAACGACTTCAAGGTGGTGCAGCAGGAGCTGGCCGCCTATGGCAATGGCCTTGATGAGCGGCCCTGCCTGGTGGCGCTCAACAAAACCGAATTGCTCTTGGATGAGGAGTTGGAGGAGCGGATTCAGCTGATCAGCGACCACTGCGGCCAATCGGTGCTGGATGTCTCCGCTGCTACCTCGAAAAACTTGGATCAGCTCTTGTCCAGAGTCTGGAAAGAGCTGGGGGTGTGA
- the budA gene encoding acetolactate decarboxylase: MSTQHASGHHLNVSLGDGLWDALHVLADRTGESVSHIVRRSLADTLDLDHHTIYQVSTSGALVQGVYQGCVRVADIKRHGDFGLGTFDGLDGEGIMLDGTCWQARSDGSVRVAPEEALAPFWATTFFAADRTATLPSVASWEDLTAQLDALRRSDNLFCAIRVEGTFERIHYRVACKSAHGTDLVTATSHQAEFSQQGIRGSLVGFWTPSYARTINVPGYHLHLLSADHQYGGHILDLEAKELTVQLHMDNHVHLALPETPAFLEADLKGDPAEALARAESKHS; this comes from the coding sequence ATGAGTACGCAGCATGCGAGCGGTCATCACCTGAACGTCTCCCTCGGGGATGGCCTCTGGGACGCTCTGCACGTTCTGGCAGACCGCACCGGTGAGAGCGTCAGCCACATCGTCCGCCGCTCCCTCGCGGACACCCTGGACTTGGATCACCACACAATCTATCAGGTCTCCACATCCGGAGCCCTGGTCCAGGGGGTCTATCAGGGGTGTGTCCGGGTGGCTGATATCAAGCGCCACGGGGATTTCGGGCTCGGCACCTTCGATGGTCTCGACGGCGAAGGGATCATGCTCGACGGCACCTGCTGGCAGGCCCGCAGTGACGGATCGGTGCGGGTCGCTCCTGAGGAAGCCTTGGCTCCCTTTTGGGCGACGACGTTTTTCGCAGCGGACCGCACCGCCACGTTGCCGTCGGTGGCCAGTTGGGAGGATCTCACCGCGCAATTGGATGCGCTGCGCCGCAGTGACAACCTCTTCTGCGCGATTCGGGTGGAGGGCACGTTTGAGCGGATCCACTACCGCGTGGCCTGCAAGAGCGCCCATGGCACGGATCTGGTGACGGCCACCAGCCACCAGGCGGAGTTCAGTCAGCAGGGCATCCGCGGAAGTCTGGTGGGGTTCTGGACCCCCAGCTATGCCCGCACGATCAATGTGCCTGGCTATCACCTCCATCTCCTGAGCGCTGACCACCAATACGGTGGTCACATCCTCGATTTAGAGGCCAAGGAGCTGACCGTGCAGCTGCATATGGACAACCACGTCCATCTGGCCTTGCCGGAAACACCGGCTTTTTTGGAGGCTGACCTGAAGGGGGATCCCGCCGAGGCCCTAGCCAGGGCGGAGAGCAAACACAGCTGA
- a CDS encoding aspartoacylase: MGRAQVLVVAGTHGNERNAPALLKRWRSEPQALHRSELPVALVLGNPAAHQANRRYIDRDLNRCFAPDLLANPSLQPLELQRARELLAELSPQGSNPCAVAIDLHSTTSGMGNSLVLYGRRPADLALAAGIQARLGLPIYLHEADAAQTGFLVERWPCGLVIEVGPVAQGLLSAPIQQQTQLALEATLAVLAEAASGTLRLPAGLQVYRHCGSVDLPRDGTGEAIACVHPALERRDWRPLQLGQPLFWQPGDQPCPEAWRFDPEAMGFAAEACWPVFINEAAYGEKGIAFSLCRRERWATEGSWLPALQALMAA, translated from the coding sequence ATGGGGCGGGCTCAGGTCTTGGTGGTGGCGGGCACCCATGGCAACGAGCGCAATGCTCCGGCCTTGCTGAAGCGTTGGCGGAGCGAGCCCCAGGCCCTACATCGCTCGGAGCTTCCCGTGGCCTTGGTGCTGGGGAATCCGGCGGCCCATCAGGCGAATCGCCGCTACATCGACCGCGATCTCAACCGTTGCTTCGCGCCGGATCTGCTGGCCAATCCATCGCTCCAGCCGTTGGAGCTGCAGCGGGCTCGGGAGTTGCTGGCGGAGTTATCGCCGCAAGGCTCTAACCCCTGTGCGGTGGCCATCGACCTGCACAGCACCACGAGCGGCATGGGGAATTCATTGGTGCTCTACGGACGTCGCCCTGCCGATTTGGCCTTGGCGGCAGGGATCCAAGCGAGGCTCGGTCTGCCGATCTACCTGCATGAAGCGGATGCCGCACAGACCGGCTTCTTGGTGGAGCGTTGGCCCTGTGGTCTCGTGATCGAAGTGGGGCCCGTGGCCCAGGGGCTGCTCAGCGCCCCGATCCAGCAGCAAACCCAATTGGCTCTGGAGGCCACCTTGGCGGTGTTGGCCGAGGCCGCCTCGGGGACGCTGCGGCTCCCCGCAGGACTGCAGGTGTACCGCCATTGCGGCAGCGTTGATCTGCCCCGGGATGGCACGGGAGAGGCCATCGCCTGCGTCCATCCGGCCTTGGAGCGGCGTGACTGGAGGCCGCTTCAGCTGGGGCAACCTCTGTTTTGGCAACCCGGCGATCAGCCCTGTCCAGAGGCCTGGCGCTTCGATCCGGAGGCCATGGGCTTTGCGGCCGAGGCCTGTTGGCCTGTCTTTATTAATGAGGCGGCCTATGGGGAGAAGGGCATCGCCTTCAGCCTTTGCCGCCGCGAGCGCTGGGCTACCGAGGGGTCTTGGTTACCGGCCCTGCAGGCGTTGATGGCGGCTTAG
- a CDS encoding glutathione S-transferase C-terminal domain-containing protein yields the protein MAIPPAVVAAARTGWHWQWLQLMGGLGPADPEGNYRRPAGAFVLKPELPRSAGTPGAHVLIVGRSCPWAHRAWLVWQLRQLQQSIDLLVVEPDPKAGRWRFSTPFRGCETLQELYRAAGADPNQRATVPVLVDSGSGAVVVGESARLMELLNEWPAPPGVLDLAPESQAQAIGEWRERFQHNINDGVYRCGFARNQGAYDRAEAALFETLAEAEALLSRPDASPWLCGRAPSLADVQLFPTLIRLELVYAPLFGVSRQPLWHFPGLWRWRQRFFALAGVAETCCEQAWREDYFGALFPLNPSGIVPAGPALSTLVQGAA from the coding sequence ATGGCCATCCCCCCTGCCGTGGTGGCGGCGGCCCGAACCGGCTGGCATTGGCAGTGGCTGCAACTCATGGGCGGCCTCGGACCCGCCGATCCCGAGGGGAACTACAGACGACCAGCCGGGGCGTTTGTGCTCAAACCCGAGCTGCCCCGCTCGGCCGGAACGCCAGGCGCCCACGTGCTGATCGTCGGCCGCAGCTGCCCTTGGGCCCACCGCGCCTGGCTCGTCTGGCAGCTCCGTCAGCTGCAGCAGAGCATTGATCTGCTGGTGGTCGAGCCCGATCCCAAGGCGGGGCGCTGGCGCTTCAGCACCCCCTTTCGGGGCTGCGAGACCCTGCAGGAGCTCTACCGCGCCGCCGGCGCCGATCCCAACCAACGGGCCACCGTGCCCGTCCTGGTGGACAGCGGCTCTGGAGCGGTCGTCGTTGGCGAAAGCGCCCGGCTGATGGAACTGCTGAACGAGTGGCCCGCGCCCCCTGGCGTGCTGGACCTGGCGCCCGAGAGCCAGGCCCAGGCCATCGGGGAGTGGCGTGAGCGCTTCCAGCACAACATCAATGACGGGGTCTACCGCTGCGGCTTTGCCCGCAACCAGGGGGCCTACGACCGTGCTGAAGCCGCCCTCTTTGAAACCCTGGCCGAGGCGGAAGCCCTGCTCTCGAGGCCAGATGCATCCCCCTGGCTGTGCGGCAGGGCCCCATCCCTGGCGGATGTCCAGCTGTTTCCCACCTTGATTCGCCTGGAGTTGGTCTACGCCCCCCTCTTTGGGGTCAGCCGCCAGCCGCTCTGGCACTTCCCCGGGCTCTGGCGCTGGCGGCAACGCTTCTTCGCCCTCGCGGGGGTGGCCGAGACCTGCTGCGAGCAGGCCTGGCGCGAGGACTACTTCGGTGCCTTGTTCCCCCTCAATCCCTCGGGGATCGTGCCCGCGGGGCCCGCCCTGAGCACACTGGTTCAAGGAGCCGCCTGA
- the abc-f gene encoding ribosomal protection-like ABC-F family protein → MSLISLVDVRKDFGIRTLFDGLTLHIGERERLGLIGPNGAGKSTLMRVLAGLEPTGRGSRRVLPQARIVLVSQEPEMDPERTVLEQVFADSGEKMQLLRRYTEVSEALASAHERGEDDGPLLAELGQLNGRMDQSQAWGLEQQIREVLQRLGIGDTQCRVGDLSGGYRKRLALAAALVADPDVLLLDEPTNHLDADCIQWLQGYLQRFSGSLVLITHDRYVLDQVTNRIVEVDRGEARNYSGNYAYYLARKAEEEAATAATEAKFKGVLRRELEWLKRGPKARSTKQKARIQRIEAMQEAPKRQTKGDLSLTSNQRRLGKRAIEAEDVLVWASAEAQSAGQTPLLRDFSYDFSPEDRIGIIGPNGSGKSTLLDLIAGRREPQGGRVELGSTVKLAYFDQHSHTVLDQIDAAGRERKVIDVVKEAASTVEVDGSTLSASQLLERFLFPPAQQHQPVSKLSGGERRRLHLCRLLIEAPNVLLLDEPTNDLDVQTLTVLEDFLEDFRGCVVVVSHDRYFLDRTVDRLFSFEDGQLERFEGNYSSYLERQSSNRPAAATPEPAPSKPDPEPKAKPAKARRRSFKENRELEQLDTNLPLWEARKDELESLLATGGSDYAALELLSEELSSLLQTIATGEERWLELSEMPG, encoded by the coding sequence GTGAGCCTGATCAGCCTGGTGGATGTCCGCAAGGACTTCGGCATCCGCACCCTCTTCGACGGGCTGACCCTCCACATCGGCGAACGGGAACGCCTGGGCCTGATTGGCCCCAACGGCGCCGGGAAGTCCACCCTGATGCGCGTCCTGGCCGGTCTTGAGCCCACGGGCAGAGGCAGCCGCCGGGTGCTCCCCCAAGCGCGCATCGTCCTGGTGAGCCAAGAGCCGGAGATGGATCCGGAGCGAACCGTGCTCGAGCAGGTCTTCGCCGACAGCGGCGAGAAGATGCAACTGCTGCGGCGCTACACCGAGGTCAGTGAGGCCCTCGCCAGCGCCCACGAACGGGGCGAGGACGATGGGCCCCTCCTGGCCGAACTGGGCCAACTCAACGGACGGATGGACCAAAGCCAAGCCTGGGGCTTGGAGCAGCAAATCCGCGAAGTGCTGCAACGGCTCGGCATCGGCGACACCCAATGCCGGGTCGGCGACCTCTCCGGTGGGTACCGCAAACGCCTTGCCCTAGCCGCCGCCCTGGTGGCTGACCCGGATGTCTTGCTGCTGGACGAGCCCACCAACCATCTCGATGCCGACTGCATCCAGTGGCTCCAGGGCTACCTGCAGCGCTTCAGCGGCTCTCTGGTGCTGATCACCCACGACCGCTACGTCCTCGATCAGGTGACCAACCGGATCGTCGAGGTGGATCGCGGCGAGGCCCGCAACTACAGCGGCAACTACGCCTACTACCTGGCCCGCAAGGCCGAGGAGGAAGCAGCGACCGCCGCGACTGAAGCGAAATTCAAGGGTGTTCTGCGGCGCGAGCTGGAGTGGCTCAAGCGCGGACCGAAGGCGCGCAGCACCAAACAGAAAGCACGGATCCAACGGATCGAAGCGATGCAGGAGGCCCCCAAGCGCCAGACCAAGGGGGACCTGAGCCTGACCAGCAACCAACGGCGGCTGGGGAAGCGGGCGATCGAAGCCGAAGACGTGCTGGTCTGGGCCAGCGCGGAGGCCCAAAGCGCAGGCCAAACGCCGCTCTTACGTGACTTCAGCTACGACTTCAGCCCGGAGGATCGGATCGGGATCATCGGGCCCAATGGCTCCGGCAAGTCGACACTGCTGGACCTGATTGCCGGTCGGCGGGAACCCCAAGGGGGGCGCGTCGAACTGGGCTCCACCGTGAAGCTGGCCTACTTCGACCAGCACAGCCACACCGTGCTCGATCAGATCGATGCGGCCGGCCGGGAGCGCAAGGTGATTGACGTCGTCAAGGAGGCCGCGAGCACCGTCGAAGTCGACGGCTCCACCTTGAGTGCGTCCCAGCTGCTCGAGCGCTTCCTCTTTCCTCCGGCCCAGCAACACCAACCGGTGAGCAAGCTCTCCGGCGGCGAACGGCGGCGGTTGCACCTCTGTCGCCTGCTGATCGAGGCCCCCAATGTCCTGCTGCTGGACGAACCCACCAACGACCTCGACGTCCAGACCCTGACCGTGCTCGAGGATTTCCTGGAGGACTTCCGCGGCTGTGTCGTCGTGGTCTCCCACGACCGCTACTTCCTCGATCGGACCGTCGATCGACTCTTCAGCTTCGAGGACGGCCAGCTGGAGCGCTTTGAGGGGAACTACAGCAGTTACCTCGAGCGGCAATCCAGCAACCGACCAGCAGCCGCCACACCGGAACCGGCGCCCAGCAAGCCAGACCCTGAACCGAAGGCGAAACCGGCCAAGGCCAGACGCCGCAGCTTCAAGGAAAACCGGGAACTCGAGCAGCTCGATACGAACCTGCCCCTCTGGGAAGCCCGCAAGGACGAACTGGAAAGCCTGCTGGCAACAGGCGGCAGTGATTACGCCGCCCTCGAACTCCTGAGCGAGGAGCTCTCGAGCCTCCTCCAGACCATTGCCACGGGGGAAGAACGCTGGCTCGAACTCAGTGAGATGCCGGGGTAG
- the psbA gene encoding photosystem II q(b) protein — translation MTTTIQQRQGASAWNQFCEWVTSTDNRLYVGWFGVLMIPCLLAATICFIVAFIAAPPVDIDGIREPVAGSLIYGNNIISGAVIPSSNAIGLHFYPIWEAASLDEWLYNGGPFQLVVFHFLIGIYAYMGREWELSYRLGMRPWICVAYSAPVAAASAVFLVYPFGQGSFSDAMPLGISGTFNYMLVFQAEHNILMHPFHMLGVAGVFGGSLFSAMHGSLVTSSLVRETTESESQNYGYKFGQEEETYNIVAAHGYFGRLIFQYASFNNSRSLHFFLAAWPVVGIWFTALGVSTMAFNLNGFNFNQSILDSQGRVLNTWADVLNRANLGMEVMHERNAHNFPLDLAAAESTPVALTAPAIG, via the coding sequence ATGACGACCACCATCCAGCAGCGCCAAGGCGCTTCTGCGTGGAACCAGTTCTGCGAGTGGGTCACCAGCACCGACAACCGCCTCTATGTGGGTTGGTTCGGCGTTCTGATGATTCCCTGCCTGCTGGCCGCCACCATCTGCTTCATCGTTGCGTTCATCGCAGCACCCCCCGTCGACATCGACGGCATCCGTGAGCCTGTTGCTGGCTCCCTGATCTACGGAAACAACATCATCTCTGGTGCTGTTATCCCCTCCAGCAACGCCATCGGCCTGCACTTCTATCCCATCTGGGAAGCCGCCAGCCTCGACGAGTGGCTGTACAACGGCGGTCCTTTCCAGCTGGTTGTTTTCCACTTCCTCATCGGCATCTACGCCTACATGGGTCGTGAGTGGGAACTCTCCTACCGCCTCGGCATGCGCCCCTGGATCTGCGTTGCTTACAGCGCACCCGTGGCTGCTGCTTCCGCAGTGTTCCTGGTGTATCCCTTCGGTCAGGGCTCCTTCTCGGACGCCATGCCCCTGGGCATCTCCGGCACCTTCAACTACATGCTGGTGTTCCAGGCTGAGCACAACATCCTGATGCACCCCTTCCACATGCTTGGTGTGGCTGGTGTGTTCGGTGGTTCCCTGTTCTCCGCCATGCACGGCTCCCTGGTGACCTCCTCCCTGGTGCGTGAAACCACCGAGAGCGAGTCCCAGAACTACGGCTACAAGTTCGGCCAAGAGGAAGAGACCTACAACATCGTGGCTGCCCACGGTTACTTCGGTCGCCTGATCTTCCAATACGCCTCCTTCAACAACAGCCGCAGCCTGCACTTCTTCCTGGCTGCCTGGCCTGTGGTTGGTATCTGGTTCACCGCCCTGGGCGTTAGCACCATGGCGTTCAACCTGAACGGCTTCAACTTCAACCAGTCGATCCTGGATTCCCAGGGTCGTGTGCTGAACACCTGGGCTGACGTGCTGAACCGCGCCAACCTCGGTATGGAAGTGATGCACGAGCGCAACGCTCACAACTTCCCCCTCGACCTGGCTGCTGCTGAGTCCACCCCCGTGGCTCTGACTGCTCCCGCCATCGGCTGA
- a CDS encoding ABC transporter ATP-binding protein, which translates to MAEVRFQQVSKTYPPRRGSAAVEVLRQLDLSIRDGEFLVLVGPSGCGKSTLLRLLAGLESPSGGEIIVGGRRVTHLRPSQRDVAMVFQSYALYPHLSVADNIGFGLRRQRQRTSVQQLQDSLHRAGRALPEALRVPSSREQRIEARIQEVASTLELEHLLDRMPKELSGGQKQRVALGRAIARQPSVFLMDEPLSNLDAKLRTGTRAQIVELQRRLGTTTVYVTHDQVEAMTMGHRIAVLNRGSLQQLGTPAELYQWPSNLFVAQFIGSPAMNLLPITVAGKGQLQLGSRRFLPEGPSGDALMHWQEAGGIETLTGGLRAEHLRLAPATNRNLPAEVCHVEGLGNEQLLTCRLEEGSHLVQLRADPGEQLTPGETVHLEIDPKGWRFFDANGEAIPMAPEPIAEPSSGPEPVLPSLG; encoded by the coding sequence TTGGCAGAGGTTCGCTTCCAGCAGGTCAGCAAGACCTACCCCCCACGGCGAGGCAGTGCAGCGGTTGAGGTCCTGCGCCAGCTGGATCTCTCGATCCGTGATGGCGAGTTCTTGGTCCTGGTGGGACCCTCCGGCTGCGGCAAGAGCACCCTGCTGCGGCTGTTAGCAGGCCTCGAGAGCCCCAGCGGCGGCGAGATCATCGTTGGTGGACGCCGGGTGACCCATCTGCGCCCGTCCCAACGGGATGTGGCGATGGTCTTCCAGAGCTACGCCCTCTATCCCCACTTGAGCGTGGCGGACAACATTGGCTTTGGCCTGCGGCGGCAGCGGCAGCGCACGAGCGTCCAACAGCTCCAGGACAGCCTGCACCGTGCCGGACGGGCCCTGCCCGAGGCCCTCCGGGTTCCCTCCAGCCGGGAGCAACGGATCGAAGCGCGCATCCAGGAGGTCGCCAGCACGCTGGAGCTCGAGCATCTGCTGGACCGGATGCCCAAGGAACTCTCCGGCGGCCAAAAACAACGGGTTGCCCTCGGGCGCGCCATCGCCCGCCAGCCGTCCGTCTTTCTGATGGATGAACCCCTGAGCAACCTGGACGCCAAATTACGGACGGGGACCCGGGCCCAGATCGTCGAACTGCAGCGCCGACTGGGAACCACGACGGTCTATGTGACCCATGACCAGGTGGAGGCCATGACCATGGGCCACCGGATCGCCGTCTTGAACCGCGGCTCCCTGCAACAGCTCGGGACCCCGGCGGAGCTCTACCAGTGGCCGAGCAACTTGTTTGTGGCCCAATTCATCGGCAGCCCAGCGATGAACCTGTTGCCCATCACCGTTGCCGGCAAAGGTCAGCTGCAGCTCGGCAGCCGGCGTTTCCTCCCGGAGGGCCCCAGCGGAGATGCCCTGATGCACTGGCAGGAGGCTGGGGGGATTGAGACCCTCACCGGCGGCCTGCGGGCGGAACACCTGCGCTTAGCCCCGGCCACCAACCGCAACCTGCCCGCCGAGGTCTGCCATGTGGAGGGGCTCGGCAATGAGCAACTGCTCACCTGCCGCCTCGAGGAGGGAAGCCACCTGGTCCAGCTGCGGGCCGATCCGGGCGAGCAGCTCACCCCAGGGGAAACGGTTCACCTGGAGATCGATCCCAAGGGCTGGCGCTTCTTTGACGCGAACGGCGAGGCGATCCCAATGGCGCCCGAGCCGATCGCCGAACCCAGCTCGGGCCCCGAGCCCGTGCTGCCGTCCCTGGGCTAG